A section of the Hippea sp. KM1 genome encodes:
- the rpoB gene encoding DNA-directed RNA polymerase subunit beta, with protein MAEPLKLEYRMRVNFSKARKVLEIPDLLRLSINSYKSFLDKNSKKEKNLDNALKSIFPIDDVHGKLRLDLVDWEITPPKFSPDECKLKGLSYTGNLIIKVRLTQWTIDEQTGEKIGVEDIKEQEIYVGEIPLITDSGSFIINGVERVIVGQLHRSPGVIFKKTGEVGGKGLYYAQIIPERGSWIEFETEAREILSARIDRKKKFPATIILQAMGLSEVEILREFYDIIRIKIENGRVFARLSESVIGLKVDGEIEVDGEVIVKDGRKLTTRQFRLLKEKGVEYIPISEKELYNKFSAEIVEIDSEEEEGELDVILGIGTKITKEKLGFLKKFDKEFDVLYSKLDDYLVLNTVFAAREVLRKRKVALPDGIATDDLARVFIHTLLRPGEHTSIEDAKKFFENLFFNPERYDVSQEGRIRLNETFNIDVPEDVRVLTKDDFTGLIRHIVLLENDQVVPDDVDSLSNRKVNLVGDQLYREIRNGLLRMQRLIKDKMVMSDTENIMPYDVINAKPVAVAIKDFFSTGQLSQFLDQTNILSEISHKRRLSALGSGGLTRERAGFEVRDVHPTHYGRICPIETPEGANIGLISSLAVYARINEFGFIETPYRIVKDGRVTDEVVYLSASKEKGHIIAQASAPLNEDGTFKNEYVSARKDGEFVVVKREDVDLMDVSTNQIVSVAAGLIPFLEHDDANRALMGSNMQRQAVPLIRPEAPLVGTGLEPVVAKFSRYAIVAKRDGKVVRIDDKIYVSCKTESGYELDVYPLKKFIRSNQDTCFSHTPIVDVGDEVKAGQIIADGPSMDKGELALGKNLVVAFVSWRGYNYEDGITISRRVVEEDLYTSIHIKEFTLYVRDTKFGMEEITADIPNASSETLRNLDKNGIVRIGAYVKPNDVLVGKVTPKAETHYSPEEKLLRSIFGEKATNVADTSLRVPPDTSGIVVDVRIMHRRGAKVNPREKEIIEQEKEKINKELKHKLSLLGKLKLESIKDAIVERGIKSRDELEGLTEKELVSLLPKDFDIKALNKHYKEMEKSIKDYHTKLIKSVEKESDLPPGVISVVNVYVATKRKLSVGDKMSGRHGNKGVVSKILPVQDLPFLEDGTPVDIVLNPLGVPSRMNIGQIMETHLGWLSKGLGKKIDQLLKAGRKDMLKDFIKKIYNNNKASEFIDALSDEEIEKYAKEWTRGVHFANPVFEGAKEKDLEYLEGLLGFKRLKSEVYDGITGEKFLEPVTVGVMYVLKLHHLVDDKVHARSVGPYSLVTQQPLGGKANFGGQRFGEMEVWALEGYGAAYTLHEMLTVKSDDVDGRKLTYEAIVKGRPIPLGGVPESFNVLVKEMQALCLDVELLKDIRRK; from the coding sequence ATGGCTGAGCCTCTTAAGTTGGAATATAGAATGCGTGTGAATTTCTCAAAGGCCAGGAAGGTCTTGGAGATTCCCGATCTGTTAAGACTTAGCATAAATTCTTATAAGTCTTTTTTAGATAAAAACAGCAAAAAAGAAAAAAATCTGGATAACGCGTTAAAGTCCATTTTTCCTATAGATGATGTCCACGGAAAGCTCAGGCTGGATCTTGTGGATTGGGAGATAACGCCGCCTAAGTTCAGCCCGGATGAGTGCAAGCTTAAGGGTCTATCTTATACGGGCAACCTCATCATAAAGGTTAGGCTAACACAGTGGACCATAGATGAGCAAACCGGAGAGAAGATCGGTGTAGAGGATATTAAGGAGCAGGAGATATATGTAGGCGAGATACCCCTGATTACCGATTCTGGTAGCTTTATTATCAACGGCGTGGAGAGGGTTATCGTAGGGCAGCTTCATCGCTCACCCGGTGTGATATTCAAAAAGACAGGTGAGGTTGGCGGTAAGGGCCTCTATTATGCCCAGATAATACCGGAAAGGGGCAGCTGGATAGAGTTTGAAACAGAAGCCAGGGAGATCTTGTCAGCAAGGATAGACAGGAAGAAGAAGTTTCCTGCAACGATTATACTCCAGGCAATGGGGTTGAGCGAGGTCGAGATACTCAGGGAGTTTTACGATATAATAAGGATCAAGATAGAAAACGGTAGGGTCTTTGCCAGGTTATCTGAATCTGTGATAGGGCTAAAGGTCGATGGTGAAATAGAGGTAGATGGAGAGGTTATTGTAAAGGATGGAAGAAAGCTCACCACAAGACAATTTAGGCTTCTGAAGGAAAAGGGTGTTGAGTATATACCTATAAGCGAGAAGGAACTTTACAATAAGTTCTCTGCAGAGATAGTCGAAATAGACAGCGAAGAGGAAGAGGGCGAGTTAGATGTAATCTTGGGTATAGGCACAAAGATCACAAAAGAGAAATTGGGCTTTTTAAAGAAGTTCGATAAAGAATTCGATGTGCTGTATTCCAAGTTAGATGACTATCTTGTTCTTAATACCGTATTTGCCGCAAGGGAGGTTTTAAGAAAGAGAAAGGTGGCACTGCCCGATGGAATAGCCACCGATGATTTGGCAAGGGTGTTTATACATACACTTTTAAGGCCGGGTGAGCATACATCGATAGAGGATGCCAAGAAGTTCTTTGAGAACCTGTTTTTCAACCCTGAGAGATACGATGTATCCCAGGAGGGAAGGATACGGTTAAATGAGACATTTAATATAGATGTGCCAGAGGATGTTAGGGTTTTGACAAAGGATGACTTTACAGGGCTTATAAGGCACATTGTGTTGCTTGAGAACGATCAGGTTGTGCCCGACGATGTGGACAGCCTATCCAACAGGAAGGTCAATCTTGTGGGTGATCAGCTTTATAGGGAGATCAGAAACGGCCTTCTCAGGATGCAGAGGCTTATAAAGGACAAGATGGTGATGTCTGACACAGAGAATATTATGCCCTATGATGTTATAAACGCAAAGCCCGTGGCGGTGGCCATAAAGGATTTCTTCTCCACAGGGCAGTTGTCTCAATTCCTGGATCAGACGAATATACTCTCTGAGATTTCGCATAAAAGGAGGCTGTCGGCTTTAGGCAGCGGCGGTTTAACAAGGGAGAGGGCCGGTTTTGAGGTAAGGGATGTCCATCCGACACATTACGGTAGGATATGCCCTATCGAGACGCCAGAGGGTGCCAATATCGGTCTTATCTCGTCCCTGGCCGTTTATGCAAGGATAAATGAGTTTGGTTTCATAGAGACACCATACAGGATCGTAAAAGACGGAAGGGTAACAGACGAGGTTGTCTATCTGTCGGCATCAAAGGAGAAAGGGCACATAATAGCCCAGGCTTCGGCTCCATTGAATGAGGATGGAACATTCAAAAACGAGTATGTATCGGCAAGAAAAGACGGTGAGTTTGTTGTCGTCAAACGGGAAGATGTGGATTTAATGGATGTTTCAACAAATCAGATAGTCTCCGTTGCAGCCGGTTTGATTCCGTTTTTGGAGCATGACGATGCCAACAGGGCCCTTATGGGTTCAAACATGCAAAGACAGGCCGTGCCCCTTATAAGGCCTGAGGCTCCGTTGGTAGGCACGGGTCTTGAGCCTGTTGTGGCCAAGTTCTCAAGGTATGCAATTGTTGCAAAGAGGGATGGTAAGGTTGTAAGGATTGATGATAAGATATATGTTTCTTGCAAGACAGAGAGCGGTTATGAATTGGATGTCTATCCCTTGAAGAAGTTTATACGCTCCAATCAAGATACATGTTTCTCGCATACCCCAATAGTGGATGTGGGGGATGAGGTAAAGGCTGGTCAGATCATAGCCGATGGGCCCTCTATGGATAAGGGCGAGTTGGCCTTGGGCAAGAACCTCGTTGTGGCTTTTGTCTCTTGGAGAGGCTATAACTATGAGGACGGCATTACAATCTCCAGGAGGGTTGTTGAGGAGGATTTATATACATCCATACACATAAAAGAGTTTACGCTATATGTAAGGGATACCAAATTTGGCATGGAGGAGATTACAGCAGATATACCCAACGCCTCGAGTGAAACCTTAAGAAACTTGGATAAAAACGGCATAGTTAGGATTGGAGCGTATGTAAAACCCAACGATGTTTTGGTGGGTAAGGTTACACCGAAGGCCGAGACCCACTATTCGCCTGAGGAGAAGCTGTTGCGCTCCATATTCGGGGAGAAGGCCACCAATGTGGCCGATACATCCTTAAGGGTTCCACCGGATACAAGCGGCATCGTTGTGGATGTAAGGATAATGCACAGGAGGGGAGCCAAGGTCAATCCGAGGGAGAAGGAGATAATAGAGCAGGAGAAGGAAAAGATAAATAAGGAGCTAAAGCATAAGCTAAGCCTGCTTGGAAAGCTAAAGCTTGAAAGCATAAAGGATGCCATTGTTGAGAGGGGTATAAAGAGCAGGGATGAGCTTGAGGGGTTAACAGAAAAAGAACTCGTTAGCCTGCTTCCAAAGGACTTTGACATAAAGGCCTTGAATAAACATTACAAGGAGATGGAGAAATCCATCAAGGATTACCATACAAAACTCATCAAGAGCGTTGAGAAGGAAAGCGACTTACCGCCGGGCGTAATCTCGGTGGTCAATGTCTATGTTGCAACAAAGAGGAAGCTCTCCGTAGGCGATAAGATGAGTGGTCGCCACGGAAACAAGGGTGTCGTGTCGAAGATCTTGCCGGTTCAGGATTTACCCTTTTTAGAAGATGGAACACCCGTTGATATAGTCCTAAATCCGCTTGGCGTTCCATCAAGGATGAATATAGGCCAGATCATGGAGACGCACCTTGGATGGCTGTCTAAGGGCTTGGGTAAGAAGATAGACCAGCTGCTCAAGGCCGGAAGAAAGGATATGCTTAAAGACTTCATTAAGAAGATATACAACAACAATAAGGCCTCTGAATTTATAGATGCATTGAGCGATGAGGAGATAGAAAAATACGCCAAGGAGTGGACAAGAGGGGTTCATTTTGCAAACCCTGTTTTTGAGGGGGCAAAGGAGAAGGATTTAGAATACTTAGAAGGGCTTTTGGGCTTTAAGAGACTCAAGAGCGAGGTTTACGACGGTATAACGGGAGAGAAGTTCTTAGAGCCCGTCACCGTAGGTGTTATGTATGTGCTGAAGTTGCACCACCTCGTTGATGATAAGGTCCATGCAAGGAGCGTTGGCCCGTATTCTTTGGTCACCCAGCAGCCGCTTGGAGGAAAGGCCAACTTCGGTGGCCAGAGATTTGGAGAGATGGAGGTTTGGGCCTTAGAGGGATACGGTGCAGCCTATACACTCCATGAGATGTTGACGGTGAAATCCGACGATGTGGACGGCAGAAAGCTGACATATGAGGCAATCGTAAAGGGAAGGCCAATTCCATTGGGCGGCGTTCCTGAGTCGTTCAATGTGTTGGTCAAGGAAATGCAGGCTCTATGTCTGGATGTGGAGCTGCTTAAGGATATAAGAAGGAAATAG
- the rplL gene encoding 50S ribosomal protein L7/L12 produces MAEITKEDVIAFIENMTVVELAEFVKELEDKFGVSAAAPVAAVAAAAAPAAGGEAAAEEKTEFDVVLNKAGDKKIQVIKVVREITGLGLKEAKALVDSAPKPVKEKVSKEEAEQIKAKLEEVGAEVEIK; encoded by the coding sequence ATGGCTGAGATTACAAAAGAGGATGTTATTGCATTTATTGAGAATATGACGGTTGTTGAGTTGGCTGAGTTCGTTAAGGAACTTGAGGATAAATTCGGTGTAAGCGCTGCTGCTCCTGTGGCTGCTGTTGCTGCAGCTGCTGCCCCTGCTGCTGGCGGTGAGGCTGCTGCTGAGGAGAAGACTGAGTTTGATGTAGTTCTCAACAAGGCTGGCGATAAGAAGATTCAGGTTATCAAGGTGGTTAGGGAGATCACCGGCCTTGGACTCAAAGAGGCTAAGGCTTTGGTTGATTCTGCTCCTAAGCCCGTTAAGGAGAAGGTCAGCAAGGAAGAAGCAGAGCAGATCAAGGCTAAGCTCGAAGAGGTCGGCGCAGAAGTAGAGATTAAATAA
- the rplJ gene encoding 50S ribosomal protein L10, with translation MKKERKVELAKRLAEQLQEAKIVIVAGYSGLTVAEMESIRNDIKKAGCTFNVIKNNIVKKAIEGSDWDVMKEQLRGANAFALGFDDPAVLAKILVEKAKEFKKLEVKFGCLGGKLLTAEDVKALSKLPPKEVLLAQVLGTMKAPISGFVNVLAANIRQLLYVLKAIEEKKKEN, from the coding sequence TTGAAGAAGGAGAGGAAGGTAGAGTTAGCCAAACGGTTAGCTGAACAGCTGCAGGAGGCCAAGATTGTTATAGTGGCAGGCTATAGTGGCCTGACTGTGGCTGAGATGGAAAGCATTAGAAACGATATCAAGAAGGCCGGCTGCACCTTCAATGTTATCAAGAACAACATTGTAAAGAAGGCCATTGAGGGTAGCGATTGGGATGTTATGAAGGAGCAGCTTAGGGGCGCAAACGCCTTCGCCTTGGGTTTTGATGATCCTGCCGTTTTGGCCAAGATCCTTGTTGAGAAGGCCAAGGAGTTTAAGAAGCTCGAGGTTAAGTTTGGCTGCCTGGGTGGTAAGCTTTTGACTGCAGAGGATGTAAAGGCATTAAGCAAGCTGCCACCAAAAGAGGTGCTGTTGGCGCAGGTGCTTGGAACAATGAAGGCACCTATATCTGGATTCGTCAATGTATTGGCGGCAAATATCAGACAGCTTCTGTATGTGCTTAAGGCAATAGAAGAAAAAAAGAAAGAAAATTAA
- the rplA gene encoding 50S ribosomal protein L1 — protein sequence MAKRGKKYIEALKKYDYLKEYSLDEALKILKEIAYANYDETVEVHMRLGVDPRHSDQIVRGSVTLPHGTGKSVKVLVFAKGEKIKEAEEAGADYVGGQEYADKIAKEGWLEFDKVIATPDMMGIVGRLGKILGPRGLMPNPKVGTVTFDVADAVKRAKAGEIEFRVDKTANIHAGVGKKSFDNDKLKDNILALYDAVVKAKPAAAKGRYIKSFHIATTHSPSVKINVQSLQY from the coding sequence ATGGCTAAGAGAGGCAAGAAGTATATCGAGGCGTTGAAGAAGTATGACTATCTGAAGGAGTATTCCCTGGATGAGGCTTTGAAAATCCTAAAAGAGATAGCCTATGCCAATTACGATGAGACGGTAGAAGTCCACATGAGGTTGGGTGTTGACCCAAGGCATTCTGATCAGATTGTAAGGGGCTCTGTGACCCTGCCACACGGCACAGGAAAGAGCGTTAAGGTGTTGGTGTTTGCCAAGGGTGAGAAGATAAAAGAGGCTGAAGAGGCTGGTGCCGATTATGTGGGCGGTCAGGAGTACGCCGATAAGATTGCAAAGGAAGGGTGGCTGGAGTTTGACAAGGTTATAGCAACACCCGACATGATGGGCATAGTCGGCCGCTTGGGTAAGATTTTGGGACCGAGGGGTTTGATGCCCAATCCGAAGGTTGGAACCGTTACATTTGATGTTGCCGATGCTGTGAAGAGGGCAAAGGCTGGCGAGATTGAATTTAGGGTTGACAAGACGGCAAACATCCATGCTGGAGTGGGCAAGAAGTCGTTTGATAACGATAAGCTAAAGGATAATATACTGGCCCTGTATGATGCTGTTGTTAAGGCTAAACCTGCAGCAGCAAAGGGAAGGTATATAAAGTCTTTCCATATAGCAACCACACATTCACCCAGCGTGAAGATAAATGTGCAATCACTTCAGTATTAA
- the rplK gene encoding 50S ribosomal protein L11, translating to MAKKEVVAQIKLQIEAGKASPAPPVGPALGQHGVNIMDFVKKFNDVTKDRIGDIVPVVITVYADRSFDFITKTPPASSLIKKALGIEKGSSDPARQKVGKLTKQQLEEIAKVKLPDLNTDDIYKAMKIVAGTAINMGVEVEEF from the coding sequence ATGGCTAAGAAAGAGGTAGTGGCCCAGATTAAGCTTCAGATAGAAGCAGGAAAGGCATCACCTGCTCCGCCTGTTGGTCCAGCATTGGGTCAGCACGGTGTAAACATCATGGATTTCGTTAAGAAGTTCAACGATGTGACCAAAGACAGGATCGGCGATATAGTGCCTGTCGTTATAACTGTCTATGCAGACAGATCCTTCGATTTTATAACAAAAACACCTCCAGCGAGTTCTTTGATTAAGAAGGCTTTGGGAATCGAGAAGGGTTCAAGCGATCCTGCAAGGCAGAAGGTGGGTAAGCTAACCAAGCAGCAGCTTGAGGAGATAGCTAAGGTTAAGCTGCCCGATTTGAATACCGATGACATTTATAAGGCCATGAAGATCGTTGCCGGCACGGCAATCAACATGGGTGTTGAAGTAGAGGAATTCTAA
- the nusG gene encoding transcription termination/antitermination protein NusG produces the protein MSDFKWYAIHTQVGYEDKVRVMLQNKLKEEGLESEVEEIFVPFEEVIEIKKNNKKEKVKKCLYPSYVFVKARMSDKLYNLVKRMSFVSGFVGYKNEPLPMDESEIREIMQRVESSKEAPRLSVSFEPGEQVRVLDGPFANFTGTIDEVDVDKGRLKILISIFGRSTPVELNYNQVEKVE, from the coding sequence ATGAGCGATTTCAAATGGTATGCTATCCATACGCAGGTGGGTTATGAAGATAAAGTAAGGGTTATGCTTCAGAATAAACTCAAAGAAGAAGGGCTGGAAAGCGAAGTAGAAGAGATATTTGTGCCCTTTGAAGAGGTTATCGAGATAAAGAAGAACAACAAAAAGGAAAAGGTTAAAAAGTGCCTCTATCCGAGCTATGTTTTTGTTAAAGCCAGAATGAGCGATAAGCTGTATAACCTCGTTAAGAGGATGTCGTTTGTTTCCGGTTTTGTGGGGTATAAGAACGAGCCCCTTCCGATGGATGAGAGCGAGATAAGGGAGATTATGCAGCGTGTAGAAAGCTCCAAAGAGGCACCGAGGCTTTCTGTATCCTTCGAACCCGGCGAGCAGGTTAGGGTTTTGGATGGTCCCTTTGCCAATTTTACTGGCACCATAGATGAGGTTGATGTTGATAAGGGGCGATTGAAGATATTGATAAGTATATTCGGGCGCTCCACGCCTGTTGAGCTAAATTACAATCAAGTAGAGAAAGTGGAATAA
- the secE gene encoding preprotein translocase subunit SecE, which produces MKKVLGFLEEVKIEFKKVVWPGKKEVTSATISVIMFTVIVAFILSLLDYFLSVGLQSLFK; this is translated from the coding sequence ATGAAGAAGGTATTGGGTTTTTTAGAAGAGGTTAAGATAGAATTCAAAAAGGTCGTCTGGCCTGGCAAAAAAGAGGTTACCTCTGCCACTATTTCCGTGATAATGTTCACGGTAATAGTGGCTTTTATTTTGAGTTTGTTGGATTACTTTCTTTCTGTAGGACTGCAATCACTTTTTAAATAG
- the rpmG gene encoding 50S ribosomal protein L33 produces MREMVTLACSECKRRNYTSTRDKKKNKEKLELRKYCPFCRKHTIHREVK; encoded by the coding sequence ATGCGTGAAATGGTAACGCTTGCCTGTTCGGAGTGCAAAAGAAGGAATTATACCAGCACGAGGGATAAGAAAAAGAACAAAGAGAAGCTTGAGCTAAGGAAGTATTGTCCATTTTGCAGGAAACACACAATACATAGAGAGGTAAAGTAG
- the queA gene encoding tRNA preQ1(34) S-adenosylmethionine ribosyltransferase-isomerase QueA, which produces MDVDLFDYYLPKELIAQQPHIPRDECKLLVCDRKNHTIEHRIFKDIVHYINENDLIVLNDTKVIPARIFAQKPTGGKIEVFLLEEIGKGKFLCLTKGKLKRSTTVYLKNSKTARIIKIENSDKRIVEFDTDENVYELLEEIGEVPLPPYIQRNYDNYNKKRDFEYYQTVFAKKEGAVASPTAGLHFTERLIDSIKSKGAKIAYITLHVGIGTFRPVKEKEVEKHKMHSERYQISQETAEIFNRVKSSKGRIIAVGTTVVRALESAIDQKGFLKAQKSSTDIFIYPGYKYRAVDALITNFHLPKSTLLMLVSAFYERERILNCYKEAINKHYRFFSFGDAMFIY; this is translated from the coding sequence ATGGATGTGGATCTTTTTGACTATTACCTACCCAAAGAGCTAATAGCACAACAACCGCACATACCCAGGGATGAGTGCAAGCTCCTGGTATGTGATAGGAAAAACCATACAATTGAGCACAGGATCTTCAAAGACATTGTTCACTATATAAACGAAAACGACCTGATTGTGTTAAATGACACCAAGGTAATCCCTGCCAGAATATTCGCACAGAAACCCACAGGCGGAAAAATAGAGGTCTTTCTGCTTGAAGAGATAGGCAAGGGAAAATTCTTATGCCTAACCAAGGGAAAACTAAAAAGGAGCACAACCGTTTATCTGAAGAATTCAAAAACAGCCCGCATAATAAAAATAGAAAATTCAGACAAGCGAATCGTCGAGTTTGATACAGATGAAAATGTATACGAACTGCTTGAGGAGATTGGGGAGGTTCCACTGCCCCCGTATATACAGCGCAACTATGACAATTACAATAAGAAAAGGGATTTTGAATACTATCAAACGGTCTTTGCAAAAAAGGAAGGGGCGGTAGCAAGCCCAACGGCCGGTCTCCATTTTACAGAAAGGCTTATAGACTCAATAAAATCCAAAGGGGCAAAGATAGCATACATAACGCTCCATGTCGGTATAGGTACATTTAGACCTGTAAAAGAAAAAGAGGTGGAAAAACACAAGATGCACTCAGAAAGATACCAGATAAGTCAAGAAACCGCAGAGATATTCAACAGGGTTAAATCCTCAAAGGGCAGAATCATAGCCGTTGGAACCACCGTCGTAAGGGCGTTAGAGAGTGCGATAGACCAAAAAGGATTCCTAAAAGCCCAAAAAAGCTCAACCGACATATTTATATACCCAGGCTATAAATACAGGGCAGTGGATGCCTTGATAACCAACTTTCACCTGCCTAAATCCACACTGCTTATGCTTGTAAGCGCCTTCTATGAAAGAGAGAGAATACTAAACTGCTACAAAGAAGCAATAAATAAACACTACCGATTCTTCAGCTTCGGCGATGCCATGTTTATCTACTAA
- the trmL gene encoding tRNA (uridine(34)/cytosine(34)/5-carboxymethylaminomethyluridine(34)-2'-O)-methyltransferase TrmL yields MQRNFLLNNNDKCKFHVVLFQPDIPPNTGNIARLCVATNSTLHLIKPLGFSLNDKRLKRAGLDYWDNLKLKIHNSLDDFLDKYGDKRFFLASTKAEKPYFDVCFEEGDFLIFGSETQGLPDDFIQANMDNAINIPMTDGVRSLNLADSVAVVLYEAIKQVCF; encoded by the coding sequence ATGCAGCGTAATTTTTTGCTAAATAACAACGATAAGTGCAAGTTTCATGTTGTTTTATTCCAACCGGATATTCCCCCCAATACGGGTAATATTGCCCGTCTCTGTGTGGCCACCAATTCAACACTCCATTTGATAAAGCCTTTGGGTTTTTCTTTAAATGACAAAAGGCTTAAAAGGGCTGGGCTGGATTATTGGGATAATCTTAAGCTAAAGATTCACAACTCTTTGGATGATTTTTTGGATAAATACGGTGATAAGAGATTTTTCCTTGCTTCAACAAAGGCTGAAAAACCGTATTTTGATGTCTGCTTTGAAGAGGGTGATTTCTTGATCTTCGGATCCGAGACCCAGGGTTTACCTGACGATTTTATACAGGCCAATATGGATAATGCTATAAACATTCCTATGACCGACGGTGTGCGTTCGCTGAATTTGGCAGATAGTGTTGCCGTTGTGCTTTATGAGGCTATAAAGCAGGTATGCTTTTAG
- a CDS encoding YdcF family protein yields the protein MFFVFSKLFTYIFLPPGICILMLIIASFLIRRFRSVFLLFALSLWFISTTPGKDLMLSYLEDIKTNNSKAEAVVVLAGGSNPSDVIKTYPDAFKRLIYGIMLAKRYNIPLIFSGGGLKYSESEQAKRDIENITNTCGCHIKVYFEAKSLDTYQNAKYTAKLFDRLGLKKEIFLITSAYHQKRADILFRYFGFVVHPMPVGFFKEDTGYIVWDFFPQMGNFYKSYKAIHEYVGIFSLYLRGIPAFSLSEQQ from the coding sequence ATGTTTTTTGTCTTTTCTAAGTTGTTTACCTATATATTTTTGCCACCTGGCATCTGCATCTTAATGTTGATAATAGCATCCTTTCTCATCAGGCGGTTTAGGTCGGTTTTCTTGTTGTTCGCCTTGTCTTTGTGGTTTATCTCGACCACGCCCGGAAAGGATCTTATGCTGTCGTATTTGGAAGATATAAAGACAAACAACTCAAAAGCCGAGGCTGTGGTTGTTCTGGCTGGAGGCTCCAACCCATCCGATGTAATAAAGACCTATCCAGACGCCTTCAAAAGGCTGATATACGGTATAATGCTTGCAAAAAGATACAACATACCCCTAATTTTTTCAGGCGGGGGTTTGAAATACTCAGAATCGGAGCAGGCAAAAAGGGACATAGAGAACATAACCAATACATGTGGCTGCCACATCAAGGTGTATTTTGAGGCTAAATCCCTGGATACTTACCAGAACGCAAAATACACGGCCAAGCTCTTTGATAGACTTGGACTGAAAAAGGAGATTTTTCTTATAACCAGCGCCTATCATCAAAAGAGGGCCGATATTCTGTTTAGGTATTTTGGCTTTGTGGTTCACCCCATGCCTGTTGGTTTTTTTAAAGAGGATACGGGATATATTGTTTGGGATTTCTTTCCCCAGATGGGTAATTTTTACAAAAGCTATAAGGCTATTCACGAATATGTTGGGATTTTTAGTCTTTATTTAAGGGGTATCCCTGCTTTTTCCTTATCAGAACAACAATAA
- a CDS encoding IS256 family transposase: MYDLIFTQLKEEFKSMIERIMKEERDRYLEENKSTRANGYYTRSPKTILGQMELSIPRTRDGKFKSDVLPERKRVMFLLDDIIRAMFVSGVSSRKAGKVLENLIGCSISSQFASYISDIPKEVIEEFKNRRLDDEYPVLYIDATYLPLKRDSVEKEAVYAVLGLRYDGRRNILAYFLPGGNENTQMWREIFEDLKSRGLKNVRMIISDDLKGLSRSIEEAFPKAKHQLCWFHLKKNIKSKVRKRHWDEMLKELNQIMEAKTQEEAELLMNEFIDKWSRLYKSLNSLKSKVKNYTHFSNLNEKIKVYFSTTNWMERCFKELKDSLRIRGYLHSEDSAEKFLYLFFKDKDEKYSSRKLRYSEYLMEAFG, from the coding sequence ATGTATGATTTGATTTTTACACAATTGAAGGAAGAATTCAAGTCAATGATTGAAAGGATCATGAAAGAGGAAAGAGACAGGTACTTAGAAGAGAACAAATCAACAAGGGCAAATGGATATTACACAAGGTCACCAAAAACAATATTAGGTCAGATGGAGCTTTCCATCCCCAGAACAAGGGACGGCAAGTTCAAAAGCGATGTATTGCCTGAGAGAAAGAGGGTGATGTTTCTCCTTGATGACATAATAAGGGCAATGTTCGTGTCTGGAGTCTCATCAAGGAAGGCAGGCAAGGTTTTAGAAAATCTCATTGGATGTTCCATATCATCCCAGTTTGCAAGCTATATTTCCGACATACCAAAAGAGGTCATAGAGGAGTTCAAAAACAGAAGGTTGGATGATGAGTATCCAGTCCTATACATAGATGCAACATACCTGCCTCTGAAGAGGGACAGTGTAGAAAAAGAAGCAGTTTATGCTGTTCTGGGATTGAGATACGACGGCAGAAGAAACATACTTGCATACTTCCTACCTGGAGGCAATGAGAATACACAGATGTGGAGAGAGATATTTGAGGACCTAAAATCAAGGGGACTAAAGAATGTCAGAATGATAATCAGCGATGATCTAAAAGGGCTCTCAAGATCAATAGAGGAGGCATTCCCCAAAGCAAAGCATCAGCTATGCTGGTTTCATCTGAAGAAGAACATAAAAAGCAAGGTGAGAAAGAGACACTGGGATGAGATGCTGAAAGAGCTAAACCAGATAATGGAGGCTAAGACCCAAGAGGAGGCAGAACTCTTGATGAATGAGTTCATCGACAAATGGAGTAGGCTCTATAAATCCCTAAACAGCCTAAAAAGTAAAGTCAAGAACTATACACACTTCTCAAACCTCAATGAAAAGATAAAGGTATACTTTTCAACAACAAACTGGATGGAGAGGTGTTTCAAGGAATTAAAGGATTCTTTAAGAATTAGGGGTTATCTCCATTCTGAGGACAGTGCTGAAAAGTTCCTTTACCTTTTCTTCAAAGATAAGGATGAGAAGTATTCATCAAGAAAGCTCAGATACTCTGAATACCTGATGGAGGCTTTTGGATAG